A genomic stretch from Telmatocola sphagniphila includes:
- a CDS encoding lactate racemase domain-containing protein encodes MNLPIFHRVKQIANQPQVQDVFFEVQNQLQKSNLSKKIRPGDRIAVACGSRGIANYLQIVRATLLSLQQLGAKPFIVAAMGSHGGASSEGQRELLAAYGITEKNLNVEVRTEMTAKQIGINSFGDPVWWDDNALSADGVITISRIKPHTDYRGRYESGITKMTVIGLGKREGASQHHRWGVKGLREILPETAKVILQNTKFLGGLGILENSHDQTALLQWVDRDELLETEPKLLELARSWMGRIPFKQVDILVIGELGKNYSGSGIDPNVVGRFLVENSPDMEPAEPRITRIVCLDVSPESHGNATGIGIADLTTNRAIRAIDPTPFRMNNLTACMLWRSKIPLAFETDKECLAAAIDTCWQPNDSQRKIVFIPNSLEVSELWVSPSLLTEVKNHPNLELCQETIGLPFDEKGNLEQEKLFQNSIRAHRKIV; translated from the coding sequence GTGAATCTGCCAATTTTCCACCGCGTCAAACAAATCGCCAACCAACCTCAAGTTCAAGATGTGTTTTTCGAGGTTCAGAATCAGCTTCAGAAATCGAACCTCTCGAAAAAGATACGGCCCGGTGATCGGATCGCCGTAGCCTGTGGTTCGCGAGGTATTGCCAACTACCTTCAAATCGTCCGAGCCACCCTGCTTTCCCTGCAACAGTTGGGAGCGAAGCCCTTTATCGTGGCCGCGATGGGCTCCCACGGCGGGGCCAGTTCCGAAGGTCAGCGAGAACTGTTAGCGGCTTATGGGATAACCGAAAAGAACTTGAATGTGGAAGTTCGCACGGAAATGACGGCCAAACAGATCGGCATCAACAGCTTCGGCGATCCAGTCTGGTGGGATGACAATGCACTATCGGCCGACGGCGTGATAACGATTTCACGCATCAAGCCGCACACCGATTATCGCGGACGCTATGAAAGCGGCATCACCAAAATGACCGTCATCGGCTTAGGAAAAAGAGAGGGAGCTTCCCAACATCACCGCTGGGGAGTGAAGGGTCTGCGGGAGATTCTTCCCGAAACCGCTAAAGTCATTTTACAAAACACGAAATTCCTCGGCGGCCTGGGAATCCTGGAGAACTCCCACGATCAGACGGCCCTTCTGCAATGGGTGGATCGCGACGAACTACTTGAAACGGAACCGAAGCTCTTGGAACTTGCCCGCAGTTGGATGGGTCGGATTCCTTTCAAGCAGGTCGATATCCTGGTAATCGGCGAACTCGGGAAAAACTACTCGGGATCCGGCATTGATCCGAACGTGGTCGGCCGCTTCCTGGTGGAAAACTCCCCCGATATGGAGCCGGCCGAACCTCGAATCACACGGATAGTATGTCTCGATGTCTCTCCGGAATCGCATGGCAATGCCACCGGAATCGGTATCGCCGACTTAACCACAAACCGCGCAATTCGAGCCATCGATCCGACTCCCTTTCGCATGAACAACCTCACGGCGTGCATGCTTTGGCGTTCGAAAATCCCGCTCGCCTTCGAAACGGATAAAGAGTGCCTGGCCGCGGCTATCGACACCTGCTGGCAACCGAACGACTCGCAGAGGAAGATCGTTTTCATTCCTAACTCTCTGGAAGTCAGCGAGTTATGGGTATCTCCGAGCCTGCTGACCGAAGTGAAAAATCACCCGAATCTTGAGCTTTGCCAGGAAACGATTGGGCTGCCCTTTGATGAGAAAGGGAACCTGGAGCAGGAAAAATTATTTCAAAATTCGATTCGAGCCCACAGAAAAATTGTTTGA